The following coding sequences are from one Lolium rigidum isolate FL_2022 chromosome 6, APGP_CSIRO_Lrig_0.1, whole genome shotgun sequence window:
- the LOC124663019 gene encoding GDSL esterase/lipase At1g06990-like codes for MSHTPTLTASILAVLAAVVLLSATATADDAPLPRVKQSDIPAVFAFGDSTLDTGNNNVLSTAVRADHAPYGREFPGGAPTGRFSDGKLLGDYLVEVLGIKDLLPPYRSGQLTDAAEAATGVCFASAGSGLDDATATNARVATFASQIDDFRELLGRIGAQKAGKVVGKSVFLVSVGTNDMMMNYYMLPSGRSRYTIDQYHDLLIGKLRSYIQSLYGLGARRMLVAGLPPVGCLPLQLTMAELRQPPRPQGCIADQNTAAESYNAKLRRMLAEFQSASPGARAVYADIYTPLLDMVEHPDKYGFVEASRGCCGTGLLEMGPLCTDLVPTCATPSQFMFWDSVHPTQATYRAVAEYFMHANILRFDN; via the exons ATGTCGCACACGCCAACGCTCACCGCGTCCATTCTCGCCGTCCTGgccgccgtcgtcctcctcagcgcCACGGCGACCGCCGACGACGCCCCGCTGCCTCGCGTCAAGCAGAGCGACATCCCGGCCGTGTTCGCGTTCGGGGACTCCACGCTCGACACGGGCAACAACAATGTCCTCAGCACGGCGGTGCGCGCCGACCACGCGCCCTACGGCCGCGAGTTCCCCGGCGGCGCGCCCACGGGCCGCTTCTCCGACGGGAAGCTCCTCGGCGACTACCTCGTGGAGGTGCTCGGCATCAAGGACCTCCTCCCGCCGTACCGCTCCGGCCAGCTGACGGACGCCGCCGAGGCCGCCACGGGCGTCTGCTTCGCGTCCGCCGGCTCCGGCCTCGACGACGCCACGGCCACCAACGCCCGCGTGGCCACCTTCGCGTCCCAGATCGACGACTTCCGGGAGCTCCTCGGGAGGATTGGCGCCCAGAAGGCCGGCAAGGTGGTGGGGAAGTCGGTGTTCCTCGTGTCCGTAGGGACCAACGACATGATGATGAATTACTACATGCTGCCGTCCGGGAGGAGCAGGTACACCATCGATCAGTACCATGACCTCCTCATCGGCAAGCTTCGCTCTTACATTCAG AGTCTGTACGGTCTGGGCGCCCGGAGGATGCTGGTGGCAGGCCTGCCGCCGGTGGGGTGCCTCCCGCTGCAGCTGACGATGGCGGAGCTGCGGCAGCCGCCGAGGCCCCAGGGCTGCATCGCGGACCAGAACACGGCGGCGGAGAGCTACAATGCCAAGCTCCGGCGGATGCTCGCCGAGTTCCAGTCGGCTTCGCCCGGCGCCAGGGCCGTGTACGCAGACATCTACACTCCTCTCCTGGACATGGTCGAACACCCCGACAAGTACG GGTTCGTGGAGGCGAGCAGGGGCTGCTGTGGCACTGGGCTGCTGGAGATGGGGCCGCTGTGCACCGATCTGGTGCCGACCTGCGCCACGCCGTCCCAGTTCATGTTCTGGGACTCCGTTCATCCCACGCAGGCCACCTACAGAGCTGTCGCCGAGTACTTCATGCACGCCAACATCCTCCGGTTCGACAATTAA
- the LOC124665063 gene encoding probable phytol kinase 2, chloroplastic, with protein sequence MLTVSAHPFSLPSSSPHYTHLRSRTLWLCSPTGAAASTSLPFRRRGCAADRSRRPTAMAAVISPGDGSLAHDLVSSAVTAGVALGLLRVFEELAKRGVFEQKLNRKLVHITIGMVFLLFWPLFSSGRYAPFLAALAPGINILRMLLLGSGIMKNEAMVKSMSRSGDRRELLKGPLYYATTITFATSVLWRTSPIAIALICNLCAGDGIADIVGRRLGKEKLPYNPNKSYAGSIAMAMAGFLASVGYMHYFHTFGFMEESWYTAFGFLVVSVASTLVESHPLSTELDDNLTVPLTSFLVGSLIL encoded by the exons ATGCTCACTGTCAGCGCCCATCCCTTCTCGctgccctcctcctccccacACTACACTCACCTCCGATCGAGAACCCTCTGGCTCTGCTCACCTACCGGCGCCGCGGCATCGACCTCCCTCCCTTTCCGCCGCCGCGGCTGCGCCGCCGACCGGAGCCGGAGGCCAACGGCTATGGCTGCGGTGATCTCGCCGGGGGACGGAAGCCTGGCCCACGACCTCGTGTCCTCGGCCGTCACGGCCGGCGTCgccctcggcctcctccgcgtcTTCGAGGAGCTCGCCAAGCGCGGCGTCTTCGAGCAG AAACTCAATAGAAAACTTGTGCATATAACTATTGGGATGGTATTCTTGCTCTTTTGGCCTCTTTTCAG CTCGGGAAGGTACGCTCCTTTCCTTGCTGCACTTGCACCAGGGATCAATATCTTAAGGATGCTTCTGTTGGGATCAGGAATTATGAAAAATGAAGCTATGGTCAAATCAATGAGCCGGTCTGGAGACCGCAG GGAACTTCTCAAGGGCCCACTGTATTATGCTACTACTATAACTTTTGCCACTTCTGTATTATGGAGAACATCTCCAATTGCTATAGCACTTATCTGCAACTTATGTGCTGGAGATG GTATAGCAGACATAGTGGGGAGACGTTTAGGGAAAGAAAAGCTCCCATACAACCCCAACAAGTCATATGCAGGAAGCATAGCAATGGCCATGGCTGGTTTCTTGGCTTCAGTTGG GTACATGCATTACTTCCACACTTTTGGTTTTATGGAGGAAAGCTGGTACACGGCCTTCGGCTTCCTTGTGGTCTCTGTAGCCTCGACACTTGTAGAGTCGCACCCCCTAAGTACAGAACTGGATGACAATTTAACTGTTCCTCTGACATCATTCCTAGTTGGTAGCCTCATTCTCTGA